A single window of Acidobacteriota bacterium DNA harbors:
- the frr gene encoding ribosome recycling factor, with the protein MANVPALKDEFAKLKTRMDKAVADFQTHMAGVRTGRANIHMLDNVKVDYYGSEMPLNQIAQVHAADAQMLTVQPFDPSSLPAIEKAVRAGDLGFNPQNDGKIIRIPVPPLTEERRKEMVKHLHKILEDHRTAVRNIRRDGNDVIKKALKDKKVSEDEERRALEEMQKLTDAEIKKMEDMSAGKEKEVMAI; encoded by the coding sequence ATGGCCAACGTACCCGCCTTGAAAGACGAGTTCGCGAAACTGAAGACGCGCATGGATAAAGCCGTCGCCGACTTCCAAACGCACATGGCGGGCGTGCGCACCGGGCGCGCCAACATCCACATGCTCGACAACGTGAAAGTCGACTACTACGGCTCGGAGATGCCGCTGAACCAGATCGCGCAGGTGCACGCGGCAGACGCGCAGATGCTCACCGTGCAGCCCTTCGATCCGTCGTCGCTGCCGGCCATCGAGAAGGCGGTGCGCGCGGGCGACCTGGGATTCAATCCGCAGAACGATGGCAAGATCATCCGCATCCCGGTGCCGCCGCTCACCGAGGAGCGCCGTAAGGAGATGGTCAAGCACCTGCACAAGATCCTGGAAGACCATCGCACCGCGGTCCGCAACATACGCCGCGACGGCAACGACGTGATCAAGAAGGCGCTCAAGGACAAGAAGGTCTCGGAAGACGAGGAGCGCCGCGCCCTCGAAGAGATGCAGAAACTTACCGACGCCGAGATCAAGAAGATGGAAGACATGAGCGCCGGAAAAGAAAAAGAAGTGATGGCGATCTGA
- the pyrH gene encoding UMP kinase, with amino-acid sequence MALAFNRILLKLSGEALAAGHGFGVDVTRVHEIAGELAAVQALGVQTAIVVGGGNFFRGVAEQARDMDRVSADHMGMLATVINALALQDALEKKGVQTRVMSAIEMNQVAEPFIRRRALRHLEKGRIVIFAAGTGNPYFSTDSAASLRAMEIKADVVMKATKVDGIYDADPVIVKDAKMFDHITYLDVLKKGLKVMDATAIALCRENNLPIVIFNLNRPGNIQRVVSGEKIGSLVSA; translated from the coding sequence ATGGCATTGGCCTTCAACCGCATCTTGCTCAAACTCTCTGGCGAAGCCCTCGCCGCCGGGCACGGCTTTGGCGTGGACGTCACCCGTGTCCACGAGATCGCCGGCGAGCTCGCGGCGGTGCAGGCCCTGGGAGTGCAGACGGCGATCGTGGTTGGCGGCGGTAACTTCTTCCGCGGCGTGGCCGAGCAGGCGCGCGACATGGACCGCGTATCCGCCGACCACATGGGCATGCTGGCCACGGTGATCAACGCGCTCGCTTTGCAGGACGCGCTGGAGAAAAAAGGCGTGCAGACGCGGGTGATGTCTGCCATCGAGATGAACCAGGTGGCGGAGCCGTTCATCCGGCGGCGCGCGCTGCGCCACCTCGAAAAGGGACGCATCGTGATCTTCGCCGCGGGCACCGGAAACCCGTATTTCTCCACCGACTCGGCCGCATCCTTGCGCGCGATGGAGATCAAGGCCGACGTGGTGATGAAGGCCACCAAGGTCGACGGCATCTACGACGCCGACCCGGTCATCGTGAAAGACGCCAAGATGTTCGACCACATCACCTACCTCGACGTCCTGAAAAAGGGACTCAAAGTGATGGACGCCACCGCCATCGCGCTCTGCCGCGAGAACAACCTGCCCATCGTGATCTTCAACCTGAACCGTCCCGGGAATATCCAACGGGTGGTGAGCGGCGAGAAGATCGGCAGCCTGGTAAGCGCCTAG